The sequence below is a genomic window from Clostridium sp. BJN0001.
TAATTTGCATTAATTCTAAGCATTCTATAACCAATTCCAACATGCGTTTGAATATATTTTGGATTAGAAGGTGTTTCTTCTATTTTCTTTCTAAGTGTTGCCATAAAAACTCTAAGAGATGGCACATCACTAGGAAGTACATTTCCCCAAACTTCTTTTAAAATAAAATTATGTGTAAGAACTTTTCCAACATTTCTTGCTAAAAGACACAATAATTTATATTCTATAGGAGTTAAATGAATTTCATTTTCTCCAATAAAAACACACCCTGCTAAATAATCAATCTTTAAATCTCCATTTATAAATAAATTTGAATCTTCCCCATTTTTCTTTTCCTCAATATAATTAATACGTCTTAGAGTTACTCTAAGTCTTGCTAAAAGTTCCTGAACACTAAATGGC
It includes:
- a CDS encoding response regulator transcription factor; translation: MNKPQILVVEDDKAVRNLITTTLETQNYKYRIAENGSIAIVEAVSYRPDIIILDLGLPDMDGVEIIKKVRSWSNTPIIVVSARSEDEDKIEALDSGADDYITKPFSVQELLARLRVTLRRINYIEEKKNGEDSNLFINGDLKIDYLAGCVFIGENEIHLTPIEYKLLCLLARNVGKVLTHNFILKEVWGNVLPSDVPSLRVFMATLRKKIEETPSNPKYIQTHVGIGYRMLRINAN